TCACTGATCGTGTTTTTTAGTCTCATGGCGCCATTTATAGTCCTtacagtgttttatttaattgtgcATGCAGTTTGTCGATTAAGAGccaagagacaaacacaaaatgatcAGGAGCAATTGATAATTAAAGAAAagttgatttattaaaaatatctcCTCAGAGCAAACACGATAAACAAGGAAATATCACATTAACCGAAGAGAAAGTCTGTTTCTGTCACACTGAGTTCATGTTGGGCAGAGGGCTCTTCATCCTTTCAGGTCTAATTCTAGTGGTTCtgtaacccccccacccccccccacccccccacagcccCCTTCCCTTTCGTTTGCCACAACCACCTCTCGTACTGGGTCACTGAACTAAGCTGTCTAAGCTTAACTGCCCTCTGCGGCTAATGCTAACTAAGAAGCTGAGCAACAACAGGTGGCGTCAGATGTGCTCATACGCTGCATCTGCAGAGCGGACACGGACGTCTTCACCTCGACCTGTCGGACCCCAGATCAGATTTTAGTAAACGCTCACACACGGGAGCAGCCATTGATGAAAATATGGCCGACACTCACCACCACGAGGAGATGATACCTAGAGGATTAATCACGTGGTCACAAAAGATTCCCAGTTCCTTTTCCGTTTCACTCACCATAAAGTCCCTCACAGCTTTAACAACCGAAAACCTCCTGTGATTCAGAGGCCGTTTTGTATGCTGTCTGTcatttatcaaaataaatatgttttagcCTTTGTTTTTTCAGTGCAGAGAGGAGATTCAATCTGAAACAATTCGTTGATTGGTGAAAAATCTGTTCATTTTAGGATTGGGATAAGAAATCTCAGGTTATAGCTTTTCAAAAGTGAAagatttgtttgatttgtttgttacaTATATCATTAAGATGCAATGCCTAGCCAACCAAGGATAGGGGCCAACTTGAATTTTCACTATTGTCTCACATTTTATTGGCAAaatgattaattgatttatcaattaatttgGACAGGAGCATCGTTTATagatcaacaaacaaaaacctctAAATGAGCTAAAGTCTGCTTTATATTTCCCCTTAAGGCAGTTCTTAAATTGCAACCtgaaataaagtcaaataacCTTTCACATAAGACAGGTGGTCTGGTAGAGCAGTGCAATGTTTAGAGCCTGAACTAACTGTACAACACACCCACGATTCAAACAATGATTAAACCATCAGCCCTGAAATAATCCTTTATTATGAAAACAGATGAGGGGGGGGTAAACAGACGTTTGGTTTACGCAGCACAAACAGTTTAGACTTCACCTCGTTGAaaggtgagaaaacacatttaatcacaTTACATCTCATCATGTGCGTTCTCACCTCACCTGAGGACAACAGGTGGGTTTGTTTGTGGTCATCTGTTTGTCTGCatctgcgtgtttgtgtgtgtgtgtctgtgtgtgtgtgtgacagctgcGTCAGCATTTACATGCTAAAATGGCCTCCATCTGCTTGTCTACTGAACCGATCACATTCGTAGACATTAGACATTTTATCAGCATCAGAGGATCCAACAAAGAGgatcaaaaaaatgtaaacaaagcgAGAGAATTgtaataaatagaaatataataCAACAGCAAAAAGAAGTATGCATTATACCACTATATATGTATGGAAAGAAAGATTATATATGGATATAAGTATAATAGAGTATATAATGCATACTCTTCCTCCAGCTCTTGTTCCATTCAGCCGCATGTGAGAGATCTGTCTAATAACTGGAAAAAATTGTGTCTCTGGGTAAATTGAGCTCactatttattttctgtatgtTTGCATAAATATATTCTTGTCCTGACACATTGTTGTTTCTCTCAGTTGTATATTCAAACACAACTGCTTCTatgtaataattaaaatgttttgctctAGATGTCAAATTTGACGTATAGAATACgcagcatgtgtgagtgtgtatttgctTTCATGCGTGATAGTGTTCCAGtcagagtgtgcgtgtgtgagagtgtgagagagagagcaggaatcTGTGTTCACCTGCTGACTAACAGTCTGGGTGAGTTACCATCCAGGTAGGCTTAGCGCTGGCTGACctacataaacaaacagacagctggaccGGGCTACAGAGCTCGTGGCAAACACACAGTTCAAACAAGTTCCGCAACACAAAGCTGTTACATGAGGAAATACAGACACACTGCCACTGTCCTTATGATGACTGATGATTCACATGATCTGTGTCGTCGGCTTGTGAAGAGATAAATGGATTCTTCCATTGACAGTTGTAAAACATGATTTTGCTGTTTAGCATCTGTAGATTCTAACACATTCATTTGTATTAtctgttctctgtttctttcaGATATGATTGTTAAAGTCATTCAGCAAAACATGGGGGGAATCAAAATACAGGAATGGAGAAAGGTACGCTTTGACTCAAGTGATGATTAATGATGAATTCAAAATTAGTTCTGTTCCCATTTAACACATGAACTGATTGACATTTACAATGAAGCCTTTGCTGTTTCACCTTTTAGAGACTTTGTTCTTGCGactataaaaagataaatgcaCTTTTCAAGTTTTCTAGAAATTTCCCTTTAGACATTTTAGTCTCatgatgtcatttatttgtgtttctctaGAATATTGTGAGTCTCTACCTTATGATTTCAGGTGCTTTGAGATAATGTAATGCTGTGATTTGGTTCTATTTAAATAAACCGAATTAAATTGGACTGAAATAACAAAGCCTCATTGCACAGTAATAAATCTcttaaataatgtgtttgttaATGTAATGTACATATAAGTATGGGATCATATTATCACATGATGTTATTAAGAATGAACCTTTTCTTCATGTTGCCTTCTCATCATACTTTAGAAAACTGTTATGTTTGTCGTCACACTgactttgttctttcttttctttttgctgcgatggtgtgtgtgtgtgtgtgtgtgtgtgtgtgtgtgtgtgtgtgtgtgtgtgtgtgtgtgtgtgtgtgtgtgtgtgtgtgtgtgtgtgtgtgtctgtgtgtgtgtgtgtgtgtgtgtgtgtcatggtgtTACAGCCAGACAACGTCGTCCTGTTGCTACAGGTACATTTTCCACCACACTTGCAAAACATGTCTCTGTAAAGACCAAAGAGTGAAATAATAACAATTCAATAACACCCCCCTCTCCCTGTGCAGTGGGTGTACTACGAGGCCGGATTCCTCATATGTTCCACCATCGGTATCTTGTTCGTGGTGCTCACCCCGATCATCggcatgtgtttctgtgtgtgtcgatgCTGCGAGAACTGCGGAGGGGAGATGCaccagagacagaggaagaacacCGACTGTCAGAGGGGGTTCTACACCGCCTCGCTCCTcgcctcctccatcttcatcatGTGAGTGATGGTGTTGATGCTCCGTGGAAATAAGAAAGATGATTGGTTAGGTGTCATTGATATCACTGTGGCTGTGAGAGGCCTCTTGTCTTAATCATTGCTttcacatcaacacacattcacacacaaatacatctgAAGATCTACGGATATGATCTGAACTCATCATGGTTTAAAGATGGGTCCAACAGATGTCCCTGTTGATTGTGGtttgatttgatgaagatttttgttgttttttcccactATACAAAACTGCAGACAtgtggttttctttctttgaatGTCAGGTTACATTTCCTGACTCAAAGTATTCCCTGATATCAATTTTATTATCGGTAAAGGAGAGGGATTGACAGAGAGAAATTTAGATTTCTCATATAAAGACATGAAGAAACAGGCTTCCACAAGCTTCCTTCTAAATCTATCTTTATATGACGATGCTTCCCTCTGCTGGCCAATAACGGTTATAACACCCAATCTgcctctatctgtctgtgtgtgtctgtgtgtgtttcagtttgggGGTACTTGTTGCATATGCTGCCAACCACAATGTCAGCATGCAGATCAAGAGCACTCGCCGATTGATCAATACCAACATGAGGGACCTGAAGACATTCGCTAATAACACACCTGCGgtatgtacacacaaacacacacacacacacacacacacacacacacacacacacacacactgtcaaacaCACAGGTGCAGGTGACAATCAACGCCAAGGTGCATCGCCACCATCACATCCACAGgttttcctgctctctctctctctctctctctctctctctctctctctctctctctttctctctctctctctctctctctctctctctgctctgattgactgtgtgtgtttttcctgtcgCAGCAAATCGACTACCTGACAGCTCAgtacaccacagcaaagaacaAAGTCCTGTCCGACCTCGACAGTGAGTGGAACTCTGGCTGTTTGCACGTAGTGTCAGTCtcatgcctctctctctttgtcctgtTGTCATGAAACCTGTTGACGTGTCCGTGTTTCCCCGACAGACATCGGGCCGCTGCTGGGCGGGAGGATCCAGAGTCAGCTGGAGAAGGACGTGGTGCCCTCCCTGGACAGTGCCCTGCGTATGGCCGGAGGTAACACGGCCTCTTGGTCAGGCTTTAGTGGGACCTCCTGTTGACCTCACACACCTGAGACAAAGCAACATGGAGGTCCACAAGCTGAAGTCTTTCAGGGACACATTCTCACCGTTTTCTGGTTGTTTTCTCCCCTTTTGATCTgctcatatttttcttttcatccaaaGCTAAAGTTGAGGGGGCCATCAAAGGTAATGAGAGCTGAGGTGGAATCTGTGGTTCCCTGTGTTGGTGTTAGAAACAGAGGCTGATCCTGAACTACTCTGTTCTGTCGTGGTTTTCCTCTGTGGATTGTTGATCTGTGTAATCAGTGTTATTGTAATAATTCTGATAGTCCTGTCCTGTGGTGTGTCTTCATATACAAACCAACATTACTATTATTTTGGCCAAAGTATTTTTAACCCATTCCTCGTCTGTTGTGTGCAGCCATGCGGGAAACCAAGGAGGCCCTGGAGAACATCAGCTCCTCCCTGGAGGTGCTTCAGGAGGGGACGGGGAAACTTCAGGCCAGCCTGTCGGGGGAGCGGGCCTCTCTGTCCAACACCCTGTCCGACCCCGCCTGCACCAACGGGGCCGTCTCTCACACCTGCAACACCATCCGGTCCACGCTGACCCAGCTGGGGGTCAATGCAAACTACATAAGGGTACCAACGGCCACAAGATTATAAATCAGAATGTATATTAATTTGCTTTGCAATGGCTTCATAGTTTCTCATCTTTCCTGTTTTTTCCTTCTGCTGTTCAGCTTCCAGATGTCAATAACGCTTTGGCCAATGTCCAAACAGTCCTGAGAGCAGATCTCAGCAACATTGTACAAAAGGTTAGTCTCCATCTTCTGTTCAGCTCATGTAAGCATATCTGTATCTGGAAAAGGAAAATGTAGACAAGCCCACCAGATGAGAAAAGTATTAATAACAGGTCTAAATACAGAGACCTGAGGATCAAATGTCATtatccagatccagatcacaGCTTAGTACCAGACCCTTCATCCtcaacatgaaataaaatatatacaatatatactttTCTTAATGAtctttcctctgtttctctctttctctccacttcCAGGGTTACTCATCCTTTAACGACACACCCAGTCTGGTTAAAGAgcaaacaaaaaatattgtCGCAGGTACAGAAGTGtacatatttgtgtttattttatttaacccaTAATAAGTCTATTCTCATTTCATACACTTTCCCTATTCACTTTTatattctgtctttctctcacctTCACCTGCAAACTGGTGGATAATGAAACCATAGCTCTTCCTCGTAAGTTCTTCCTTTctgactttttactttctgtttcaCTATTTTTGGGGGACAGGGCATGTAGGTGAAcaacatgtctctctctctctgacttttccgtttgtcttttttgtttgtgtgtgtgaacaggagTGAAAGGAATGCTGGATAAGATCGGCACAGAGATCAACAACTTCGCCAAGATGTTCCCGGTGGAAGCGTCTTTGGCCAATTTCACCACTTTCCTCACTGAAAGCCAGAAGAACATTGAGTCCTTCTACCCACAGATCGACCAGTACGATTTCTACAGGTTTGTGCAAATTCTGGGCAAGAATTTGGCTTCCACAAGATTCACTATGTATTATAACTATACAATTACTTTTAAAGTAGCTGATATCAATATTTTAAAGATAACAATGTATTAAATAACAATTTCATTAACtacaaatctgaaaaaaaattgacaaCTTTCGCCTGAATCTTAAAACAGAGCTTACAGACAGTgaatattataaaaatattaatagcTATAAACTCTATTTTTAATGAAATTCaactcaaagtgcttttaaacacatgaatacctacaatgaacataaaaacagtccaaatgaatgatgatgtttctgtttgactGGATGATGTGTTGATAAGAATGTTTGCTCACAATAATATTGAAGCAATTTCGATTTCTGCTGCTTTCAAGTggcaaagaaatctgtttttctAGGTTCAAGGTTTGAATTAAGATGAGACGCCTCCAGGAAATTCATATGAAGCATCAGTGTCTTCACAAATGACaacagtgtatttgtgtgtgtgtgtgtgtgtgtgtgtgtgtgtgtgtgtgtgtgtgtgtgtgtgtgtgtgtgtgtgtgtgtgtgtgtgtgtgtgtgtgttgtgtgtgtgtgctgcaggtggATCGGCTGTGTGGCAGCGCTTTGCCTGGTCGTCTTGATCTTGGCCTTCAACATCCTGGGACTGCTCTGTGGCACCTGTGGCTACGATAAGCAGGCCACGCCCACAACCAGAGGATGCCTGTCAAACACCGGCGGCAACCTGCTAATGGCGTACGTCACGTTATCTTTCCATTAGATACACTGATATTGTTTTTCCCGACTACACAATGTCTGCTAAGAGAACTAACGTTTGTTGAATGTGTTTCCAACACTCTgcgtctcctgctctctctcagtGGGGTGGGCTTCTCTTTCATCTTTTCCTGGATGCTGATGGGCGTCGTGACCACGCTGTTTGTTGTAAGCGGCAACGTGGAGAAGCTGATCTGTGAACCGCTGGCAAACCGACAACTGTTCCAGGTACCAATTATGAACACTCGCATCCCAATTAGTCTCATTTTAACTCTCACAGACTCTGTGGAGCAGTATCACATAACAGACAACACTgtggctctttgtgtgtgtgtgtgtgtgtgtgtgtgtgtgtagattatAGACACACCGTACCTGGTTCATCCTGCCAAGAAGAACTTCCTTCCTGGGATGCTGTTTCAGAATCCAAACATTGACTTGACTTTGGGAATCATGTACAGGTAACATGCCAACACTTCATACGTGCATTCTGTGCCATACCACTTTTAAAAGGAGCTGACTGgttgaaatacttttttatatttatgtaagGACACATGAACATACTGAGGTCTACTGTTCATGGTCAAAGTGTCATCCTGTATTTGTGTTGTAGGGAGTGCTATGAGAACAACGGTCTGTATCAGGCTCTGCAGCTGGAGACCATGTTCAACATCAACTCCTTCCTCAACAGAACTGTGGTAAGTGAGCGGcttaaagaaaaatacacaaagcaGGAATCCGATCAGTAGAGCATCAACACGCCGATGTGCTGAAGGTGTTAACATGtgagttttttgtgtgtttcttgtcaCCACAGTACAACAAGGACCTGGCCAAAGTGTTTGAGAATGTCCAGGTGGACCTGCAGGACGTGGCCCTGCTGGAGCAGGCCGGCAGAGACAACCTCATGAACTTCGCCAACTCTGGAATCGGACAGATCGACTATGAGACGTACCTGTCTGAGGTAATCCGCTCAAATCTAGATTTTATTCAAAGTTTCATGTTAAAACTGATTTTAAAACTGAAATTTAAGACATTAGAGATATTAATCCTTGTGTCTCGTTGTAGTTAGGCAAAGGGGTTACTCTTGTGGATCTGCTCTCCTTCGCTGCTGACCTGGAGGCTCAGGCTGACCAACTGGTGAGTGACATCATCACTTTGCCAACAAGTTATAACACCAGTGTTACAGCAGCCAGAATCATATTATAAAcctttaataataaactttatttataaagctcttTTTAAAAACTTGAACACATTCAAACCCGTAAACTGTATCTCCTCAGGTAGGCAGATAAAGACCTCTattacatcaaaataaaaaattaaataaaaaaaaacagttgtacATTGTTCCAAAAAGCACACAAACTTTCATGGCTATTACCGCACCAACATCTGGAAGTGCAATGCGTGGTATAACATTTCACCAGAAAAGATGCAGCATCAGCATCTCCACTGCCAAACTAAAGAAGAAGTAATTTGCCCGTTCACCCCGGTGTCATGTTTCCGTCACTCCTGTATTCTGCAGAGTCATTCGATGATCGTATCCAtccccattgcagacaaaagccagatgttactGGATGTTAGTAAAATGAATCTTCTACTTTGAACCGTCTTATTTTGTTTACGGTAACACTGATtgtaggttgttgttttttaggcTTCAGGGTGTAATTGTTTCTAAAAATCCTGACAGAGGTGTCAAAGACTGGCGGAAACCCAATGTGTATCCAGACGGCCTCTGTGCAAAGAAATAAAAGGTTTCCCTTCATGCTCACCGATCCGGCTGAACAAGCCGCCCATTCACCGAGGTTTTTACCCTATACATTCAGGCTATAGGGCCTGTGGCACATGGGACATGGCACAGAGAGATTAGTGTGCTCATGTGTATGTTAGGAAGGgaagaataataaaacacacagttaactTCTCATTACCTGATGGACCTAAAGATTGCATTGTACGTTTTTTGTAGGAACGACTGCAGTTAAGTCAAGTATCATTAAAactttggttgtttgtttgtttgtttgtttacagcccCGTGGCGCTCTGGAGAACGCGCTGAGAGGACACGCCAGCAGCATCAGACAGATTCACCGAGAACTGGTGGTGCCCATGGAGCAGGCAATGGTGACCATCTCTCCCACCACACACTCAGACAATAACTCCACCACACACAAGGAAACATACCAACTGATCCTCTCCCACCACCAGCTACACCTTTCTCCAACTCTCAAGGAGTTCTGGATTTAAAACTTGagatttattctttttatttgtctgttcaAAATGTACAAATCTTTATTCGTTCACCACATAATCAGCATCATCACACATTGAGGGTTACAGATCACGGGAATAGTTCATGTCCCATTGGTTTTCTGTGTATTTGCTCTTCCTCTCAATgctccttcttttttctcttcctcctttcttttcacaaaatgaCGACAGAAATATGTCCGAGCGCGGGTAAGCTGCCGTCGCTGCACGGCCCCTGATCGGTGTGTCGGTGTTTGCAGTAGCAACGTGGTTCAGCAGTGTTTGCGTGTTGTGAATTTTGAACATGCAGACATTTGAACGCACACTTGTCTTGTTTGTtaacagtttgtgttttgttttatttcctctcacGCAGAGCACGCTGAGCCAGAGCATCAAACTGCTGCAGAGGACGTCCAACGACCTGCCGgtgaggaaacaaaaaaacaatgatgTTTATCTTTAGTGGCGtattaaacacaaaaacactccaacaaatgagtttgttttctgtccctcAGGTGAAGGTCAACAACATCCTGAGTGCCATTGATGCAGCCGAGTACCTCATCACTCATAACGCCTCCCATGTGGTGAAGCAGGTAGGAGGTTTCATGATAAAACGCTGTGTCAGCTTTATAGTTGAGCTGATGATGTAACGTTTTCAAAGTTAACCAGTGTTAATAGTGTTTGTCtattttgaaattaaatttaagtTAATGTCAGTGCATTGTAAAGATGCAGTGTTTACCCGCTTACTGCATTTCTATGGTAATTTGACTTCTTTCATGTTAGACTATTAAGAACCCTCCTTATATATGTTGTAATTTGGTGTTTGGAACAAATATTGTGGAACTTTTTGTCTCTGTTGTCTTACAGGAAGCAAAGGGCTACATGCAGAGCTTAGTGGGATACTTCAAACAGTACACACAATGGGTCAAAAACTCTGTGAGTATTCTCCCCGTCTTTCTGGCCTTTTGAAGGTCACAGGTCAATTTTCAGCACAAGCATCGTGTGCAGTGGGAAACTCAAAATAGAATCATTACAGTTTTGGTAATAATATCATGTTAAATGAGTGTTGccagatttattttaaagtcTAATAAAACCACTTTGATTTAACTTGATGCTCAGTAATGAGGAAAAATCAAGAGATCAGGCAGCAGGATTGTTTTCACATgatatgtttatatgtgtgtgtgtgtgtgtgtgtgtctgtgtgtgttatcatgtgtgtttttctttacagttGACTGCAGAGGTGGCTCAGTGTAAACCCATCAGTAACATTGTTGACAGCATGGAGATCGTTGGGTGCAGCTTTGTAGTCGATTCAGTGGTAAGGCACTAGAAcattgtggatgtgtgtgtgtgtctgtgtgtctgtgtgtgtgtgtgtgtgtgtgtgtgtgtgtgtgtgtgtgtgtgtgtgtgtgtgtgtgtgtttgacagactTTTGGAAGGAGCTCTGAGTTCTCGACCACACATATGAGTACAGCATGTTCTCAAGCCATGGAcacactcgctcacacacactgaattgGACAGAGCGTGTTTTGAGGCAGGGAGGCGACTCACATGCACAAAGATCCTTCAATGTTTTTTCACCTGCGGCCAAGAGGAGCtgtgatatttatgttttaccTATACATCATATCATGTAAGAGTTTATTAAGAGCTCAAAGACGCCACAGACTGTGACCAGCAGCTGCACATATGTACATAtgtgctgcatgtgtttgtatttatgttcTGCTCAGTATTTGCACATATTATATCTGTGCCTCCCAATGTGTGCAGGtcttgtgtgtccttgtgtttgtgtctttgtgtgaaatGGAGCAGGAATAATCTGTAGGGCTGCAAATATCACTATATGCATTCATATTTTTATGATGAACCGTTTAATCTGCAACTCAAACGATTTGTCAGTTAATCATAAATCAGTTGACTGTAAAGACATTTTTAAGAAAATTTGCTGGATACACCTTGTTGATCAAAATGTTTCTTTGCAGATTTAGTGTAATAATCTTGTGAAATGATATGAAATCTTCAGATTGCTGGACTACAGATATTTCAGGAGCAGTGGTTTCTGCTTTACCTTTACCACAGACTTTGgacttttttacttttacattcacaaaaaaacGTATTTATAACACTAGAGGACAGATAAACTGAAAAAGCAACACATGTTTCCTTTtagatgtattattattaacttgAAATATCTGTTTTAAAGAGGTTGGTTCATTTTCATGGTCAACTTGATATTAATGTGAAAACTTAAAGGTGAATTTGTTTTTCAGAACACGTTCTGGTTCGGTCTGGGAGCAGCCTGCATCTTCATCATTCCCAGTATCATCTTCTCCATCAAACTGTCCAAGTATTACAGAAGGATGGACACAGAAGACGTCTTTGAAGAGTGAGTCTGGacaacacacatgaacattcAGTTAATATAGCAAAAGACGGATCAATCTTTAGCTTTGCCTCTAGCTTCTTAAATCTGCCCGGATCTCGACCAAAACTAAATTAACGgatctttttcttctctctgtcctttttcattttttcggTTTCATTGTCTTCGATCCTCCTCACATTTTTTCGTGGTTTCATTTCCTCATCTCTTCTCCAGTACCATCTACCCGTGGATTGTTGCACTTTGATGTGTGTCCCCTCTCTGTGCGTCCTGTCGTCTTCTTCCACGTGCCCTCTCTTTCTTATTGGTATTGAACACTTCAGTTTTGgatctcttctttttcttctcactcTTTCCATCTGAAATCACATGCACGATCTTGTCTCTCTTTGCATGGACTCCTGCTTCGTCCTCCTCCCTCACGTCACTCTCCCATTTTTCTACTTCTTATCCATCTGGATTGACGCTCTCTGAGGATCTTCACCTTCCTTGTTTGCTTTCGCCAGTCTtcccatttctctttctcacctGTCCACCCCTCGCTCTTGTGTTGCAGTATGGGTAATACAGGTAATCATGGTGGCCAAGAGTGCGATATCCTTGGAAACCTCTCTGTGGTCAGGTACGAGTCGTGCCCACCTAATTTGCCTGCTAGCATGCTGCGCTGTTAATCGGTGGAGGGATATTTATTTAGCTGCAGACAGAACTAAATGTACAACATGAGATTTTTCGACAAATGCTAAAGTTCccttgtgtatgtatgtatgtgcttgaatgtgtgtgtgtgtgtgtgtgtgtgtgtgtgtgtacgtgtgtacagTATCTCCCCCTATAACGACACTCTGTTCCCTCGGGCCTCTGCCCCCCCGAGCTACCCTGACTGGTGACCCACAGGAACGTTCTCCCTTTTGAAAGAGGTACTGGTTGTTGATTATCAGTTCCATGTGTTCATCCACTAATCCACCTTGAACTGAAGTCACCATCTAACAACCTCAAGCCATTCAACCACCGTCGCTCTGATGTGACGTTACACCGTCTTCCTGTTTCTTTCATATCACCTGTTTCGTCCATTCGTCTTCTTGAACCTTCGTCCAtcacctctgtctcttt
This is a stretch of genomic DNA from Pleuronectes platessa chromosome 3, fPlePla1.1, whole genome shotgun sequence. It encodes these proteins:
- the prom1b gene encoding prominin 1 b isoform X2, producing the protein MLWSRCVVLLLCWGAGSGEQAGEQAGERDGASAELRTDSRRQRSPPPVEPLDFGFVPSAVYDTHAYYEPGPVGILFHMVHAFLYVVQPNTFPKDMIVKVIQQNMGGIKIQEWRKPDNVVLLLQWVYYEAGFLICSTIGILFVVLTPIIGMCFCVCRCCENCGGEMHQRQRKNTDCQRGFYTASLLASSIFIILGVLVAYAANHNVSMQIKSTRRLINTNMRDLKTFANNTPAQIDYLTAQYTTAKNKVLSDLDNIGPLLGGRIQSQLEKDVVPSLDSALRMAGAMRETKEALENISSSLEVLQEGTGKLQASLSGERASLSNTLSDPACTNGAVSHTCNTIRSTLTQLGVNANYIRLPDVNNALANVQTVLRADLSNIVQKGYSSFNDTPSLVKEQTKNIVAGVKGMLDKIGTEINNFAKMFPVEASLANFTTFLTESQKNIESFYPQIDQYDFYRWIGCVAALCLVVLILAFNILGLLCGTCGYDKQATPTTRGCLSNTGGNLLMAGVGFSFIFSWMLMGVVTTLFVVSGNVEKLICEPLANRQLFQIIDTPYLVHPAKKNFLPGMLFQNPNIDLTLGIMYRECYENNGLYQALQLETMFNINSFLNRTVYNKDLAKVFENVQVDLQDVALLEQAGRDNLMNFANSGIGQIDYETYLSELGKGVTLVDLLSFAADLEAQADQLPRGALENALRGHASSIRQIHRELVVPMEQAMSTLSQSIKLLQRTSNDLPVKVNNILSAIDAAEYLITHNASHVVKQEAKGYMQSLVGYFKQYTQWVKNSLTAEVAQCKPISNIVDSMEIVGCSFVVDSVNTFWFGLGAACIFIIPSIIFSIKLSKYYRRMDTEDVFEDISPYNDTLFPRASAPPSYPDW
- the prom1b gene encoding prominin 1 b isoform X1; the protein is MLWSRCVVLLLCWGAGSGEQAGEQAGERDGASAELRTDSRRQRSPPPVEPLDFGFVPSAVYDTHAYYEPGPVGILFHMVHAFLYVVQPNTFPKDMIVKVIQQNMGGIKIQEWRKPDNVVLLLQWVYYEAGFLICSTIGILFVVLTPIIGMCFCVCRCCENCGGEMHQRQRKNTDCQRGFYTASLLASSIFIILGVLVAYAANHNVSMQIKSTRRLINTNMRDLKTFANNTPAQIDYLTAQYTTAKNKVLSDLDNIGPLLGGRIQSQLEKDVVPSLDSALRMAGAMRETKEALENISSSLEVLQEGTGKLQASLSGERASLSNTLSDPACTNGAVSHTCNTIRSTLTQLGVNANYIRLPDVNNALANVQTVLRADLSNIVQKGYSSFNDTPSLVKEQTKNIVAGVKGMLDKIGTEINNFAKMFPVEASLANFTTFLTESQKNIESFYPQIDQYDFYRWIGCVAALCLVVLILAFNILGLLCGTCGYDKQATPTTRGCLSNTGGNLLMAGVGFSFIFSWMLMGVVTTLFVVSGNVEKLICEPLANRQLFQIIDTPYLVHPAKKNFLPGMLFQNPNIDLTLGIMYRECYENNGLYQALQLETMFNINSFLNRTVYNKDLAKVFENVQVDLQDVALLEQAGRDNLMNFANSGIGQIDYETYLSELGKGVTLVDLLSFAADLEAQADQLPRGALENALRGHASSIRQIHRELVVPMEQAMSTLSQSIKLLQRTSNDLPVKVNNILSAIDAAEYLITHNASHVVKQEAKGYMQSLVGYFKQYTQWVKNSLTAEVAQCKPISNIVDSMEIVGCSFVVDSVNTFWFGLGAACIFIIPSIIFSIKLSKYYRRMDTEDVFEDMGNTGNHGGQECDILGNLSVVSISPYNDTLFPRASAPPSYPDW